Genomic segment of Methermicoccus shengliensis DSM 18856:
GTGGAACACGGAATTAAATGGAAAACTTAGCACTCTGGAGTGCCATGACTGCTACCCCTATTTGGAGGGGGTCGTGTATCAGTATCTTGATTTTGCGCTCTCCCTCGCTGTCGAACGAGTAGGGCATGCCCGGAGATGCCACTATTGCACCGGGGTTTATCCACTCTCCCGGTATTCTGGCGGGAGATGCGTTGTATATGATGTCGGCGTCCCTTACTGCCCTTTCCAGATTCTCCTCTATCTTGACCCCAAATCTCTTCCTCGCCTTCATGGCTCTGTCTCTATTGATGTCTACCACCGTCACTTCGGCACCCTTTCGGGTCAGAAAATCGAGTGCGAAGCTGCCCACCCTTCCCGCACCTATGAGGAGGACTTCGGCCCCATGCAGCTCCCCCACGGCCTTTTCGAGAGCCACACAATAGCCCAGCGCGGTGCAATGCGCGTTCTCGGAAAACTTCCTCTTCCTCATATTAATTGCCACAAATACATTGTCGTCTGCGGTGAAGATGATGTCACAGCCACTTTCAATTGCCTGTGTCAGCCCATGGACATCATAGCCATCTGTGACGTGGCTCTGCATCCCGAGATGCTTAGTGATGGCACATACCGAGCTGCAAAATCCACCAATTATCCCCTTCCCGCTGGTGACCGGCACCACGCCCACACTGAACTCTTTAGTGTCCAGCTCATCGGGTCCAACGCCTACGGCATCATATGCCAGAGCTTTGAGGGTACACCCTATGCTCTTTTTGAGTTGTTCATCATATTCAGTAAGGGAGTATGGCAACCCATCTATCATCTCGGCGGTCAGCCTAGTGATAGACATCCCCCCGCAGGCGTTGCTGATAGTTCTGATGTAATGGATGGTGATGGGGATGCGAGTCGTAGTAATCGAATATGCCGTTCTCCACCATGATGGTGTCGAGACAGTTTTCCCTCTTTTCGAGGGCTCTGCGTGGCGTGCTACCCGTGCAGATAGTTGTGGCCACCCAGGTCTTCTTTCCGGGCTCGTAGTCCGTTATCATGACATCCGCTCCGAAGAGGCCCTCCACAATACGGGGATTATCGGCCATCCGCATTATGCCCTCACCCCGGGAACTCAGGATGCCGTCCTTGACCATGACGTGCTCATAAATCGCGCTCCTCTCCCGACCTGTGCTAACCCTTGGAGGCCCACCGTTTACGAACATCTCCACAAGCACCTCGACCATGTTAACTCCGTGGGAGTGGAAAATGGCGGAAGGAGTCTGGCTTGGAAGCCTCGCGTCTATCTCGATTACCTTTGGGATATGACCACTCACTATCGCCTCAACGTCCATTATCCCCTTCAGCCCGAGCCCAGCAGCAATCCTCTCTGAGATACCACGGAAACAATCATCCACCGTTCTCTCGACCCTTGCAGGCGAGCACACCATCTTGCAGTCGAACGTCTCGTCGAAGTATAGCTGAGTGGTAATCATGGGCACTGCCTCTTCTCCGTTTGATATGACTTCCATCGAAATGGAGGGCCCATCCACGAACTCCTGGATGATGCAATCATGGTCATATCTCTTCGCGAGCCTCTTGCCCTCTCTGAGCTGCCGGGGGTTGTTGGCTCGGTATACGCCGTGGCTTCCGCTACTTCTCGAGGGCTTGATTACTACTGGAAACCCGCACTCCGGCCATGGGGAGGGCATCGGGATACTCAATCTCTCCATCAACTCATTGGAGGAGAGCTTCGAGGAAGTGACCTCATATGACGACTGGTCGTGGATGAGTGGAACCTCCAGCCCCCTGAAGAGCTCAACCATACTCCTCAGGGTTCTCATGTCCTCATTCGTTGGAATTACAGCATCGCAGTCACTGTATATTCTGGTAGCCCTCGCCTCCTCGGATACGACGTCCATTACCACACTCTCGTCACCCATGGAGAGCGCCGGTGCTCGGGGATTCCTGTCGATGACCACGGTCTCGATTTTGGCCCTTTTTGCAAGGTAGGCGGCCTCCATTCCCTGAAGGCCACCACCCACTATGCACAGCCTCATCTGAACATCTCCCCCACGGCCTTTAAACCACGGGAGCGGGAATCAACGAACCTCTGATAGGTGGAATGACTTGCCACTCTCTCCCCCATTTCATCCAGCACCTCGACGATTCCCTCGACAGAGCGCTTTCCAGTATTCACGTCCAGCTCGTGTTGTGCCACACCCGCAAGCCCGGTCATTGGAGGTATTATGGAGGTTACCACGTTCGCCCCTGCTTCCAATCTGGCCCTGAGTCCTTTCAACCCCTCAACGTCCAGACTGGCGGGTATGAGCTTGTCCTGATGAACCAGACGCATTACTGCAATGGTCACAATCTCTTCCATATTTGATGGGGGCGAGTGTCCCTCCATGGGGGTGCCCTTCTGGGGGACAAAGCCCATGGCCCTTACCTGCTGGGCCCCGAGCCTATCCATGATCTGGATGGAGTTTACCCTATCATCGAGAGTTTCCCCCACCCCCACCATGATACCTTCCTCTATGAGCAGCCCCTCGTTCATTGCCCACCTCTTGGTGTTCAACCTCACATCATAGTCCTGATTTGGTCTGAGCTTTGAGAACAGGGCTCTGTTGTGAGTCTCCTGATAACAGGCGTACCAGTTCACCCCCCTCTCCCTCAGATGTCGAAACAGCTTTCTTGGCAACACGCCAGGCGATACCATTATGGGCACATCCACCGCCCCTCTCACCGCGCTTATAATGTCCAGAAGCCTGTTCCAGTCCCCATTTCCATGTATCAGGGGGTCCTCCCCGAGGGTTAGGTCCACCAGATGCACACCAGAGTCCACGAGGGCGGTGGCCAGCTGGACCACCTCCTCCATGCTCTTCCTGTACCTCACGGTTGCGGCGTTGGAATTCCTATAAAAACAGAACGTGCAGTTGTTTCTGCAGTACGTCGTGAAGTATATAAAGCCGTAGAGGAAGACATCCCGCCCGAAATTTCTTTTCTTTATTTCTCTGGCCGTTTCGAAGAGCTTTCGCAGGTCGTCCTCATCCTTCAAGGCGAGGAGGTACTTTATATCGTCGGGTCCTATTTTCACTCCCTGGAGCGCGCGATCGAGTATATGGTCTAACCTCTCACTTTCATCCATAGTCCACATCTCCCTATATGTCAATCCTCGCCCCATTGAGGTAGACGAGGCTCCTGCCCACCTTCCTGATATTGGAGTGCCCCTCCATCACCATCAGAAGCCTCTCCAGCCCGAAGCCCACTCCGACCCACGCATCGGTGATGCCGTACGCACCATCCAGAAAGTGGGGACCAACCGCACCCGAGGCTACCTCCACTCCATCGACTTCCACATCGACCGTGTTTCCATATACCTCAGAGCTCTCGTTCTTTAACCGGTACTCCAGCCCGATCTGCCCCATCACTTTCTCAATGAGTTCTGTGAGTCTTTCTGTGGGCTCACAGTCGGGTGCGAGTTCCACAAGGTTCAGCATTGTGAACTCTTCGAGGTGTCGTGAACCCTGAGACTCCTTTCTGAAACAGGGGCCGATCTCGAATATCCTCACGGGTTTTTTGATATTCCTTTTCAGGTGTTTTAAGAGAAAGTAAAGGTTGGGCGCCAGCATTGGCCTCATGCACCTTTTCTTATCCACCCAGAACACCTGCTCCCACAAGGGGTGGCTCTCGTCTATCCCCATTTTCTTGAGGTTCGAGGCTGAGAGCAGCATGGGAGTGGCAACTTCCATAAACCCCATCCCCACGAGGGTGGACGCCAGCCTGTCCTCCAGTTCAAAGAGGGAACATCTGGATGGACTGTGTGCCATCCTCCTCAGCTTCTCCCTGTTCTCTTCAACCAGGTTCTTTACAGTCGTTTCAAACACCTCGTCCCTGTCCGCGACAGATGAAAACCTGCATCCAACTATTTTCTGGTCCCCTCCCAACTCCTTCAGCCTCTGAACCTGTGTGTCTGTAAAACC
This window contains:
- the pylD gene encoding 3-methylornithyl-N6-L-lysine dehydrogenase PylD — protein: MSITRLTAEMIDGLPYSLTEYDEQLKKSIGCTLKALAYDAVGVGPDELDTKEFSVGVVPVTSGKGIIGGFCSSVCAITKHLGMQSHVTDGYDVHGLTQAIESGCDIIFTADDNVFVAINMRKRKFSENAHCTALGYCVALEKAVGELHGAEVLLIGAGRVGSFALDFLTRKGAEVTVVDINRDRAMKARKRFGVKIEENLERAVRDADIIYNASPARIPGEWINPGAIVASPGMPYSFDSEGERKIKILIHDPLQIGVAVMALQSAKFSI
- the pylC gene encoding 3-methylornithine--L-lysine ligase PylC; the protein is MRLCIVGGGLQGMEAAYLAKRAKIETVVIDRNPRAPALSMGDESVVMDVVSEEARATRIYSDCDAVIPTNEDMRTLRSMVELFRGLEVPLIHDQSSYEVTSSKLSSNELMERLSIPMPSPWPECGFPVVIKPSRSSGSHGVYRANNPRQLREGKRLAKRYDHDCIIQEFVDGPSISMEVISNGEEAVPMITTQLYFDETFDCKMVCSPARVERTVDDCFRGISERIAAGLGLKGIMDVEAIVSGHIPKVIEIDARLPSQTPSAIFHSHGVNMVEVLVEMFVNGGPPRVSTGRERSAIYEHVMVKDGILSSRGEGIMRMADNPRIVEGLFGADVMITDYEPGKKTWVATTICTGSTPRRALEKRENCLDTIMVENGIFDYYDSHPHHHPLHQNYQQRLRGDVYH
- the pylB gene encoding methylornithine synthase PylB, with the protein product MDESERLDHILDRALQGVKIGPDDIKYLLALKDEDDLRKLFETAREIKKRNFGRDVFLYGFIYFTTYCRNNCTFCFYRNSNAATVRYRKSMEEVVQLATALVDSGVHLVDLTLGEDPLIHGNGDWNRLLDIISAVRGAVDVPIMVSPGVLPRKLFRHLRERGVNWYACYQETHNRALFSKLRPNQDYDVRLNTKRWAMNEGLLIEEGIMVGVGETLDDRVNSIQIMDRLGAQQVRAMGFVPQKGTPMEGHSPPSNMEEIVTIAVMRLVHQDKLIPASLDVEGLKGLRARLEAGANVVTSIIPPMTGLAGVAQHELDVNTGKRSVEGIVEVLDEMGERVASHSTYQRFVDSRSRGLKAVGEMFR
- the pylSc gene encoding pyrrolysine--tRNA(Pyl) ligase large subunit; this translates as MIGFTDTQVQRLKELGGDQKIVGCRFSSVADRDEVFETTVKNLVEENREKLRRMAHSPSRCSLFELEDRLASTLVGMGFMEVATPMLLSASNLKKMGIDESHPLWEQVFWVDKKRCMRPMLAPNLYFLLKHLKRNIKKPVRIFEIGPCFRKESQGSRHLEEFTMLNLVELAPDCEPTERLTELIEKVMGQIGLEYRLKNESSEVYGNTVDVEVDGVEVASGAVGPHFLDGAYGITDAWVGVGFGLERLLMVMEGHSNIRKVGRSLVYLNGARIDI